CCTGCAATAGCTCCAAGGCATCCTCCTGATCCAGCGAAGCCAGCACCTGCCTGCCTGCCGACCTGACGTTCCGACTTGCAGCCGACGACCATCTCCGGTACTTTCTCACAGCGGTTCTCCTTTCATAACATTCAAACAACCCAGATGCTACCATCCGGGCAGGGGAACCGCTACTGATTTTCAACTAAGACAGGGACATCCTCATCTGCAGCGTCGGCGGGCAATCTGTTGCGGCAGTGGCAGGAGCACGGTTTGGCAGGTATAATCGTCTGAACACGAAAGTGATCGAGTGGCCCAGTGATCCAGTGGTCGAGTGCATGAACCAGATAGGAAGGAGTTCAGAAACCAGATGGCAGCGTGCAGACAGGGTCATCAGTGAGCCAGTGGTCTAGTGGTCGGCAGAAGCTTTTCATCCCAACCCTCTCCTCAGTGAGGAGAGGGGGAGCGAAGCGAGGGTGAGGAGGTTACTGCAGAAGTGGTCGCGTGTAGAGCTATTGCTTGAAGAACGATGAACGAAGAACGACTCCCATGAGACGCGGTGAAGTGATTGAATGCAGGCTGCGGGCGCTGGTAGGAGAGCGCGTGGCCTGGGACTTGCTCGCGCTGGCGGTGTTCACTCTTGCCATGACCGGGGCGCTGCTCATGTTGGTTGTGAGTCTGTTCTGGAGCGGGTGGGTGATGGCGGCGCTGGCTGTTCCTGTCGGTCTGTTGGTGAGGCGGCTGGTGGCAGAGAACCGGTTCTGGAACGTGGCAAGGCTGGTGGAGGAGAGGTTTTCGGAGGTGAGGGGGAAGCTGGTTGCGGGGATGCAGCTCGCCAGATGGGGGCGGCAGGAGTTTAGAGCCCAGAGTCCAGAGTCCAGAATCCAGAATGCGAAGGTGCTCGGCAGGGAAGGGTACTCGGAGGAGATGATTGAGGCCGCGGTGGCAGATGTGGAGAAGGTGTTCGCGCCGCTGCCGCTGGGGCAGTTTGTGGACCGGCGGCGGGCGTTGTGGGCCGGAGTGGCACTCGTGGCCATGGCCGTGTGCATGGCGGCGCTGTTCCGGGCGGCGCCGGCGCGGATGCGTGTCGGTCTCAGCAATGCCTTCAGCTCCGGTGCGGAGGGCATCACGTTTGAAGTCTCGCCCGGCGATACCGCGGTAATGCCGGGCGGGAGTGTTGTACTGAGGGCGCGGGTGTTCCCGGCAGGCGTGTTCAGAGAGGTGCGTCTCATTCGCTCGGGCAGTGAAAGCGACACAAGAGACCTTAGAGTCGAAAGCGACACATGCCGCGTGGTTCTGGCTGCGGGGCACGGCTTCGCGTATCGGTTCCGCGTTCTCAGCCGGTCGTCAGACCCGCACCGAGTACGCGTGCTTGAGCCGCTCACTCTTGAGCGGCTGGTCTTCACTCTTCGTCCGCCGGCTTATTCGGGGCTGCAGGAAACGCGGATGTCAGGGGTGGGGAGAGGTGCGGAGGTCAGCGGGCTGAAGGGAACCGTGGTTGGTATCGAGGGCGAAGCGAACCGGCCGGCGGCCGCTGGTCGTCTCCGGCTGGGTGACGATACGATTGCGGTCACGGTCGACGCGCGGGATTCGAGCCTGTTCCGAGCCGAGTTCACCATCAGGGGCGATGTGGCGGGCGCCATAGAGCTGGCCGATTTCGACTACGGTGTATTGCAGCCGGCAGCGGAGGTGCGGGTGAGAGCCATTGCCGACGAGCCGCCATTCGTCAAGCTCTTCGCGCCGGGACGTGACATCGACCTGCCGGTCTCGATGCAGGTGCTGCTCGGCATCAACAGCCTGGATGACTTCGGACTCGGCGACCTGGTGCTGCACTATGGCAAGGAGCTTGGGAGGGGTGAGGAGGGAGGAGAGTCAAGAGTCCAGAATCCAGAATCCAGAGTCCAGAGTTTGGTCCTGAAGCGGTTGGCGGGGAGGCGTGAGGACACGACGCTCTACGCATGGGATTTGTCCGACGCGGGGCTGCTGCCCGGCGAGGCGATGTGGTACTACGTGTCGGTGACCGACAATGATGGGGTTTCCGGGTCCAAGGTCAGCCGCACCGAGGTGTTCCAGGTTCGCTTCCCGACCATGACCGAGATATACAACGCGGCGGTGCGGCAGACCGAGCGGACGGAGTCCGAACTGGGGCCGATGCAGTCGGAGCAGGCCCAGCTGGGCGAGGAGTTGAGCCGGCTTTCGGACGAAATGAAGAAGAGCCGCGAGCTTTCGTGGGAGGAGAAGCAGGCGCTGGAGAAGGTACTCGGCGGCCAGGAAGGGCTGATGCAGCAGGTGTCGGACCTGAAGCAGGAAGTCTCGGACATGATGAAGGAGCTCTCGCAGGGGATGACCCTTGACCAGCAGACGATGGAACGGATGAACCAGCTCCAGCAGCTCCTCTCCGAACTTCTGCCCCGGGAGCTGCAGCAGTCGCTGGCACAACTGCGGGACAAGCTGGAGCAGCAGTCGCCGGACGTGAAGCGGGCGCTGGAGAAGTTCGAACTCGACCAGGAGAAGATGAAGGAGGCGATTGACCGGGCCCTGGAGCTGCTCAAGAAGATAATGGAGGAGCAGCGGCTCGAGGCCCTGGCCAAGAAGTCGGAGGAGCTGGCCAGGGCGCAAGAGGACTTGACCGACAGGCTGGGCAAGGAGCCGGGTGAGAGTTCAGCGCAGATGGAGCAGAATCTGAAGGAGGCACTCGACAGCCTGCAGCAGGAGATGAAGGACCTTGCCGACTCGATGTCGGAGAAGGAGATCGGCGACTCGCTGTCCGATCTGGCGGAGCAGGCCGAGCAGGACAAGCTGTCCGAGACGGCGCAGGAGCTCGCGAACCAGATGCGGCAGGGCAGCCCCGGGCAGGCGAAGCCGAAGAGCGGCAAGCTCGGACAGAGTCTGCGGAAGATGAGCCAGTCGCTCAACTCGTTGAGCCGGAAGTTGAAGTCGAAGCGGTCGTCAGAGGTAGCGCAGGAACTCGGCAACGCGGCCCGGGACCTGTTGATGGTCTCGCACGAGCAGGAGAAGCTGGAGCAGGCGACGATGGGAATGGCGGACCTGGCCCAGAACGCAGCGCAGGAGATGGGTTTGCAGGCAGCCACGCGAATCGTGGCTGAAAGCGTGGCGAGTCTCAGTTCGCGCAGCCTGAGCGTTGACCCCAGGCTGGGGCAGGAACTGGCCAAGACGATGGCCATGATGGAGCAGGCCGCACAGGGAATGGTGGAGAACCGGTCGGAGATTGCGCAGCCGAGCATGGCGCAGGCCCGGCAGGGCCTCAACCAGACAGTCGAGGCGCTGCTACGGGCGATGGCGCAGGCACAGCAGGGCGGCGGAATGTCGAGCGGCATGGAAGGCCTGATGCAGCAGTTATCGCAGATGACCGGCGAGCAGATGGGCATCAACGCCGGGATGTCCGGGTTCCCGATTCCGATGCCCGGCGGCCTCAGCGGGGAACAGATGGCGGCGTTGAGCCGGGTTCTCGGCAAGCAGCGGGCGCTGCGTGAGCAGCTTCAGCAGTTGCTGCAGGAGCTGGGCGGAACCCAGCCGGGACTCACGTCCAGCCTGGAGGGACTGCTGGACGAGATGAAAGCCGTGGAAAGAGACCTTTCAGAACTGAACGTCAGCCGCGAGCTGATTGAGCGACAGGAGAGCATCCTCTCGCATCTGCTCGATGCCGAGCGCAGCATACGTCAGCAGGGATTCAAGGAGGAGCGGCAGAGTGAATCGGGGAAGGAGTTCGAGCTGCAGCCGCGGCCGCGCCTGCCCGAGGACAAGGGTGAGCGGAACCGGCTGTTGCGCGAGGAGTTGATGCGCGCGCTCAAGCAGGGCTATCCGGCGGAGTACGAGCAGATGATACGCGAGTACTTTCAGAGGCTGCTCAGCGAGTAGGAAATGACGAAGCTCGAAGGACGAATGACGAATCCAGCCCGAAGCCCGAAGGCAGTCCGGGCAGCACTGCTACTGGCCGCGCTTGGACTTGCCGCGGCCAATGCTCAGAGCTACACCAGCGGCGTGATACTGGAACGTGCCGGGCAGTTCGAGCGTGCACTTGAGGAGTACCGGCTGGTTCTGAGCAAGAGCCCGCAGGAGAGACCCGCATACGAAGGGTTCGCGCGGCTTGCCAAACAGCTCGGGCAGCTCGATACACTGGTCGCAGTCAGCCGCAGGCTGGGCAGGCAGTTCCCGGAAGTGTCTGACTACTCGTTCGGGCTCGTCGGTGGCCTGCTGGCGATGAAGCGGACCGCCGATGCCCGGGCCGAGGCCAGGCGGGCAGCGGAGAGGTGGCCCGACAGGCTGGCGCAACTCGCAGAGGTGTTTGCCGGGCACGAGGACTTCGCCCAGGCCATCGAATACTACGAACAGGCGCGCAAGAGGGGTGGAGATGCCTTTTCGATTGCCGATCGACTGCTTGACCTGCGTCTGGCGGCGGGCCAGCCCGGCCCGGCAGCGCGGGAGATGGTGTCAGTCCTCAATTCGTCGCCCCACCTGTTTGATCGCTATCGCCAGAAGCTCTCGGCCCTGGCGGTCCGGGGCGGCGCCGCAGTGACCGGTGAGTTGGAGAAGGTCCAGGACCAGAGAGTGCGGGGCCGCGCGCTGGCTGTGGTCTATCTGGCCATCAAGAAGGACGCCGAAGCGGTGCGGGTGCTCAAGCCAGTACTGACGGTTCAGGAGTTCTACCAGTTCGCACGCGACTGCGAGGCGCAGGGAGCGCTGCGGGCGGCGCTGGCTGTTTACCAGGAACAGAAGGCACACGTAGACGCGGCGCGGGTGCTCAGGCTGATGGGGCGAGTCCGTGAGGCGCAGGCGGAGTTGGTCATGGATGGCGGGGCTGCGGCGCAGTTCGAGCTGGGCGAGCTGTACCGGGACCAACGTGACTACGGAGCGGCTGCCGAGACCTATCAGCGGTTTCTTTCCCGACAGCCGGGCCACGAGCCGGCAGGGTTCGGACTGGCCTCGGCACTCCTCGGCCTTGGCCGCACCGAGCCGGCACGGGCCGCGGCCAGGAAAACCGGCACGCTCTCTGACCGCTTGCTCCTCATCGTGGCGCGTACGTTCTTCTACGAAGGGCAGTTTGATTCGTCCGGCGTCTACGTGGCTGAGCTGGTCAGGCGATTCCCCCAGAGCAGTCTGGCCAACGATGGACTGGAGCTCGCAGCAATGACCGGCAGCGGTGACCGCGCCAGGGAGCTGGCAGGGCTGTTGCTCGCTTACGAAACCGGTGCCGTCGACAGCGGCAAGGTGAAGGCCTTGTCCGAGGGCAACGATCCGGTCGCAGAACAGGCCTGTTTCCTGCTGGCGCGATCCCTGCGTCGCGAGCACAGGCCGAAAGACGCGCTGGCCGTACTGGATCGCTATCGCCAGCGCTTCGGCAGCAGTGCGCTTGCGCCGCGGGCGAGGCTGGAGCAGGCGGTCTTGTATCTTGACGACCTGAAGGACGAAGGGAAGTACCGCGAGACCCTGGAGCAGTTGATAATCGAGTACCCCGGGTCCGCCTACGTTCCGGTCGCCCGCAGCCTTCTTGATGCTACCGCCAGACCCCTCACACCGGAAGGGATCCGCTAGCTGCCCGATTCCGCGCCGGCCCGGGCTTGTCGAAGGACGGTGCATCTTGGATGCTTGCACTCCGGGCCAGAATAGCTACAATCCGAACCTAGGCATGTTGCGAGTGGCATCTGACACCAAAACACGCATTTGCGGCGGATTGGTTGCCGAATCCTCAGGAGAAGAATGACCGAGAGTGACGAGAGCCTGGAAAGCCCGGACGGCATCGCGCCGGAACCAGAAGAGACCGTTGTCCTGGCCGACGTGCTGCACAAGCGCGGTCCGCTTCCCAAGTCGGAACTGCTGAGCACGTTCATTGATGTTCTGCGCGACCTCGAGCGGGCGCACGGGGACGGTTTGCTCCATCGCGATATCAGTCCGCAGAGAATAGTGCTGATCGACGGCGTCTGGAAGCTGGTCGAGTACGGTCTGGACACCGTGGGTACGGTCAGGTACATGTCGCCGGAGCGCTGCCAGGGCAAGCCGACCGACGCGCGCTCCGATATCTACTCCCTGGGAGTCGTCCTCTACCAGGCGGCCACCGGCATCGTTCCTTTTGATGCCGAGATGAAGTTCCAGATCATGGACGCCCACGCCAAGACCCCGCCCCCCTCCCCGCGCGCGGTGAACCCGGAGTTGGCCGAAGAACTCGAGCAGGTCATGCTTCGGGCGCTGGCCAAAGAACCGGAGAGTCGATTCCAGGACGCAACCGATTTCCGGCACGCCCTTGAGGCTCTGCTACCTGAGTCGGACCGGACATTTGATTCCGACCTGGGCCCGATAACGGAAACGGCGGGAGTGGTTGCGGAGGAGATGACCTCTGGGCCGGCCGAGAGGGCGAGCGCCGGAGTTCCCTACACGTCCGCGGCGATAGAGTCGCTGGTAGAGTCGGTGAGTGACTCCCTGGCAGATTCCGGGCACGAACCGAGGCGCATCAGGCTGGCGCCAATCCTGGTGACGCTGGGGACAGTTGTCGTCGTGGTCGTCGGGTTGCTCTTGGTGACAGGAGTCATCGGCGGTCGGAAGGTGCCATTGGTGACGGGCATCAGCCGGGCTGAGGCCGAGAGCACGCTGGGCGCGAGAGGCTTCCGGGCGAAGATCGACTCGGTGAGTGATACACTTCCGGCCGGCATCGTCGTGGCGCAGGTGCCTGGAGCCGGAGAGAACGGCCCTCGTTCCCGGATGGTGGAACTGAGGGTGAGTACAGGCAAAGTGGAGATGCCTTCCCTGGTCGGGCTACCCCTGGCAGACGCCCGCCAGCTGCTGGCAAGACTGGCGCTGACACCGGCCAAAGTGGACTCGCAGTACAGCGACGCGTACACCGCCGGACTCGTCATGTCCAGCAAGCCGAAGGCAGGCACGATGATGGCTCCCCGTACCAGCGTCGGCTTGACAGTCTGCGCCGGACCGGCGACGTGCCCGCAGTGCGAAACGAGGCGGGAGGCCCGCGCGAGGTTCTGCACCAAGTGCGGATTCAAGTTCTAGGTGGGACGTGAGGACGTAGAGGAGTGCAGCGCTTGCCGCGTGTGATTCTGGTCTTGGCCGCGCTGGCGGTCTGCGCCGGTCTTGTCTTCGCGGCAAAGACCTGCCCGAATTGCGGCGTATCCAACAAGGACAGCAACAGGTTCTGCAAGACCTGCGGGGAGGTGCTGCCGGAAGCTTCTTCTCCTCAACCTACGACGCCCCGCGTGTCGGGTTTCGTTTCCGTGGACGGCTCGGTCGTGCGCATCACCTCTCAACCGTCGGGAGCAGCCGTGAGTGTCGACGGTCGGAGCCGGGGCAAGACGCCGCTGCAGTTGACTGACTTGGAGCCCGGGCGGCATTCGATAGAGCTTGCCCGCAGCGGGTATCGGTCGTACAGCGGGGAATTCCGCATTACGGGTAGTTTCGGCTCGATCGTTGTGACCACCGATCCGGTAGGGGCAGAGGTGTTTCTCGACGGCAAGTCAAAGGGTGCCGCCCCGGAGGGAGGCCTGTCCCTGGCAAATGTCCCGTACGGCCGTCGCACCATCACCGCGCGGCTGTACGGGTACAAAGACGCCGTGCAGGTAGTCGACCTGAAGTCGGCCGGGCCAATCGGCGTGACCTGCCGCCTGCTGTACGGCAAGGGTTGGCTGGTGGTCAAGTCGGACCCGCCCGGCGCCGGTCTGTTGGTCAACGACACGTCAGCCGGCCAGACTCCTTTGGTGGCGGAACTGGAGCCGGCAAGGTACGGGCTGAAGTTGATGCGGCGGGGATACTACGACTGGATTGGGGATGCCAACGTCCAATACGCGGAATCTACCATAGTCCGGGCTGTCCTGTACAGGTTGGAGACGCGGAAACTGCCTCTGCTACTGGGGGCGATCGTCGGTATCGGTGGCGGAGCCGTCTCTGCCGTGAAGGGTGAGTCTGAGTACGGCAAGTACCGGGATGCGACTACACAAGCAGATGCAGAGAGATATCACAGGTCAACAGCGGCATGGGATACGCGGCGGAACATAGCCCTGGCGGCAGGCGTCGCCCTGGCCGGGGCGTGGTGGATACTGAAGTGGTAGCCCGGGACAAGCGCGGGGTGCATGGGAGAGGGGACAGGGCCAGGGGCGTTGGAGGTATCCGGACAGCCCTCTTGCTGGTGTTCCTCTTGCCGGGACTGGCTTGCCGGATCTGGGACAACCCGCTTGATCCGGTAGGCAACCAGCCGCCGGCGGTGCCCAGGTCTCCGAGCCCGGCCGATTCCAGTATCCAGACCGACTTGGACCTGGTCCTCTCCTGGCAAAGCTATGACCCCGACAGAGGAGACACGTTGCACTTCGATATCTTCATGGGGACAACATCGCCGCCAGGGCTGGTCCAGTCCGGCTGGAGGCATACGACTTTCCAGCCGACCGATGTTGCCGACTCGACCAGGTACTACTGGCGCGTCACCGCCTACGACAACCACGGTGACAGCACGGTCGGGCCGCTCTGGCAGTTCCAGACCTATGCGGCGCTTGCCGTGACCGCTCCGGATGCCGGCGAGCAGTTGCCGATGCACTCGCAGGACCCGGTCACGTGGACCGGCGGTCCGCCGGGTACAGCCGATTCCACGGTGCTCTCCCTGTCGGTCAACGAAGGTGCTGCGTGGACCCGCCTAGGCAAAACTGCTAGCGCGGGCCGGTTTGCCTGGGAGGTGCCGGCGCCGGCGACCGAGTCGGCCAAGGTGAAGGGCAAGGTCTGTGCGCTGACCGACACCATGACCGGCAGGGGCGGGCGGTTCGAGATCCCCGTTGCCATCACCGATAGCCGCGTCCCCGACCGGCAGGATTGACGTGCCCGGGGCCGGCGGTACAATAGTGAACCGCCGGTCCGACCCGGCACACGACAGAGATACCAATATCGCTCGACAATCACCGTCTGTGGCAGCTCAAACTGGAGGACAGAATGTCTGATGCAGTACGGATCTTCGTGGAGGGCGTGACCGCCAGGAATCCCGGCGAGAAGGAGTTCCATCAGGCGGTCTACGAAGTGACCATGTCGGTCATGCCCTACCTGGAAAAGGCACCCCAGCTTCGGAAGGCGAAGATCCTGGAGAGGATGTGCGAACCGGAACGGGTCATCATGTTCCGCGTACCGTGGGTGGATGACAAGGGCGAGATTCGGGTTAACCGCGGGTACCGCATCGAGATGAACTCGGCCATCGGCCCGTACAAGGGCGGGCTGCGTTTCCACCCGAGCGTGAACCTTGGCATCCTCAAGTTCCTCGCTTTCGAGCAGGTGCTCAAGAACTCGCTCACAACCTTGCCGATGGGCGGCGGCAAGGGCGGCAGTGACTTCGACCCCAAGGGCAAGAGCGATAATGAAGTCATGCACTTCTGCCAGAGCTTCATGACCGAGTTGTACCGGCACATAGGGCCGAACACCGATGTGCCGGCCGGGGATATCGGCGTCGGCGGTCGTGAGATCGGCTATCTGTTCGGCCAGTACAAGCGGCTTGCCAACGAGTTCACAGGTGTTCTGACCGGCAAAGGCGTGGATTGGGGCGGCAGTTGCATGAGGCCGGAGGCGACCGGCTATGGGGTGGTCTATTTCGCGCAGGAGATGCTTGCGACCCGCAGCGATTCGATGAAGGGCAAGAACTGCCTCGTTTCCGGATCGGGCAACGTGGCCCAGTATACCGTCGAGAAGGTCAACCAGCTCGGCGGCAAGGTCGTCACGATGTCCGATTCGGCGGGCTACATCTACGACGAAGCCGGAATCACCGCCGAGAAGCTCGCGTACGTGATGGAGCTCAAGAATGTGAAGCGCGGCCGCATCGGCGAGTACGCCTCCAAGTTCGCGGGCTCGGTCTACACGCCGGTCGATCCCAAGCTCGACTACAACCCGCTTTGGGACCACAATGCCGACTGTGCGTTCCCGTGCGCGACCCAGAACGAAATCAACGGCAAGGACGCCGCGAACCTCATCAAGAACGGCGTCTTCGTCGTCTCCGAGGGTGCCAACATGCCGTCGACGCCGGAGGCGATCAAGCTGTATCTGGACAGGAAGATGCTGTACGGCCCCAGCAAAGCGGCGAACTCCGGAGGGGTTGCGGTCTCCGGGCTGGAGATGTCCCAGAACCGACTCGGACTTCACTGGGCGTGTGAAGACGTGGATGGGCGGCTGCGGGATATAATGAGGTCAGTGCACCAGCAGTGCGTCCGGTTCGGCCGCGTGGACGACGCGTACACCAACTATCTGGACGGCGCCAACATCGCGGGATTCGCCCGCGTTGCCGACGCGATGCTGGCACAGGGAGTGGTCTAGCCGTCGGGTTAATGTCGCGGATCTTGCGGGGAGACAGGTGGTCTGGCGCAGTCTTGGCTGGTTGACAACCGGGATGCCGCCGCTATACTTCCCGTCCGCTTCTACAGAAAGTAATCGCAGTGGATACCCGGCGCGATCTGGTCGGCGAGCACGGCAACCGCGGGCCGTGCGGTATGCGTGTTGTGGACCGTCCGATCCGGCCAGGGTTGACAATACGGTCGCTACTAGAACGGAGGATTATTGATGGACGTTGGCAAGATAATCGATAAGTACGGCAGCAGGAGGCGCTTCCTGATCGCCATTCTTCAGGACATCCAGGAGCAGGAGCGCTACCTGCCGAAGGAGGCCCTGCGTCAGGTCTCACTGCGACTGGGCATGCCACTGGTCGACGTGTACGGCGTCGCCACATTCTACTCGGCCTTCAGTCTCGAACCGAGAGGAAGACACGAGGTTACCGTTTGCCTGGGCACGGCCTGTCACGTGCGTGGCAGCCATCGCATCCTGGAGGAGTTCGAGCGGCAGATTGGCGTCGAGGCAGGACACACCACCAAAGACGGGGAGTTCACGCTCGAGTCGGTGAACTGCCTCGGGTGCTGTGCCATCGGTCCCGTCGTCGTCGTCGACAAGGTTTA
This genomic window from candidate division WOR-3 bacterium contains:
- a CDS encoding NADP-specific glutamate dehydrogenase — encoded protein: MSDAVRIFVEGVTARNPGEKEFHQAVYEVTMSVMPYLEKAPQLRKAKILERMCEPERVIMFRVPWVDDKGEIRVNRGYRIEMNSAIGPYKGGLRFHPSVNLGILKFLAFEQVLKNSLTTLPMGGGKGGSDFDPKGKSDNEVMHFCQSFMTELYRHIGPNTDVPAGDIGVGGREIGYLFGQYKRLANEFTGVLTGKGVDWGGSCMRPEATGYGVVYFAQEMLATRSDSMKGKNCLVSGSGNVAQYTVEKVNQLGGKVVTMSDSAGYIYDEAGITAEKLAYVMELKNVKRGRIGEYASKFAGSVYTPVDPKLDYNPLWDHNADCAFPCATQNEINGKDAANLIKNGVFVVSEGANMPSTPEAIKLYLDRKMLYGPSKAANSGGVAVSGLEMSQNRLGLHWACEDVDGRLRDIMRSVHQQCVRFGRVDDAYTNYLDGANIAGFARVADAMLAQGVV
- the nuoE gene encoding NADH-quinone oxidoreductase subunit NuoE, with product MDVGKIIDKYGSRRRFLIAILQDIQEQERYLPKEALRQVSLRLGMPLVDVYGVATFYSAFSLEPRGRHEVTVCLGTACHVRGSHRILEEFERQIGVEAGHTTKDGEFTLESVNCLGCCAIGPVVVVDKVYHGEMTSNRVKTLISQCRKAQKVEAS
- a CDS encoding tetratricopeptide repeat protein, whose product is MTKLEGRMTNPARSPKAVRAALLLAALGLAAANAQSYTSGVILERAGQFERALEEYRLVLSKSPQERPAYEGFARLAKQLGQLDTLVAVSRRLGRQFPEVSDYSFGLVGGLLAMKRTADARAEARRAAERWPDRLAQLAEVFAGHEDFAQAIEYYEQARKRGGDAFSIADRLLDLRLAAGQPGPAAREMVSVLNSSPHLFDRYRQKLSALAVRGGAAVTGELEKVQDQRVRGRALAVVYLAIKKDAEAVRVLKPVLTVQEFYQFARDCEAQGALRAALAVYQEQKAHVDAARVLRLMGRVREAQAELVMDGGAAAQFELGELYRDQRDYGAAAETYQRFLSRQPGHEPAGFGLASALLGLGRTEPARAAARKTGTLSDRLLLIVARTFFYEGQFDSSGVYVAELVRRFPQSSLANDGLELAAMTGSGDRARELAGLLLAYETGAVDSGKVKALSEGNDPVAEQACFLLARSLRREHRPKDALAVLDRYRQRFGSSALAPRARLEQAVLYLDDLKDEGKYRETLEQLIIEYPGSAYVPVARSLLDATARPLTPEGIR
- a CDS encoding PEGA domain-containing protein, whose amino-acid sequence is MQRLPRVILVLAALAVCAGLVFAAKTCPNCGVSNKDSNRFCKTCGEVLPEASSPQPTTPRVSGFVSVDGSVVRITSQPSGAAVSVDGRSRGKTPLQLTDLEPGRHSIELARSGYRSYSGEFRITGSFGSIVVTTDPVGAEVFLDGKSKGAAPEGGLSLANVPYGRRTITARLYGYKDAVQVVDLKSAGPIGVTCRLLYGKGWLVVKSDPPGAGLLVNDTSAGQTPLVAELEPARYGLKLMRRGYYDWIGDANVQYAESTIVRAVLYRLETRKLPLLLGAIVGIGGGAVSAVKGESEYGKYRDATTQADAERYHRSTAAWDTRRNIALAAGVALAGAWWILKW
- a CDS encoding PASTA domain-containing protein, with protein sequence MTESDESLESPDGIAPEPEETVVLADVLHKRGPLPKSELLSTFIDVLRDLERAHGDGLLHRDISPQRIVLIDGVWKLVEYGLDTVGTVRYMSPERCQGKPTDARSDIYSLGVVLYQAATGIVPFDAEMKFQIMDAHAKTPPPSPRAVNPELAEELEQVMLRALAKEPESRFQDATDFRHALEALLPESDRTFDSDLGPITETAGVVAEEMTSGPAERASAGVPYTSAAIESLVESVSDSLADSGHEPRRIRLAPILVTLGTVVVVVVGLLLVTGVIGGRKVPLVTGISRAEAESTLGARGFRAKIDSVSDTLPAGIVVAQVPGAGENGPRSRMVELRVSTGKVEMPSLVGLPLADARQLLARLALTPAKVDSQYSDAYTAGLVMSSKPKAGTMMAPRTSVGLTVCAGPATCPQCETRREARARFCTKCGFKF